The following proteins come from a genomic window of Micromonospora echinofusca:
- a CDS encoding sulfite oxidase, protein MTTVDDASGASRVAEPGEGITAEELQLAARNHGIPLEALRYDVTPAGLHYLLIHYDIPDLDPATHALTVAGAVDRPLTLDLAALRERPRVTRRVTLECAGNGRALLHPRPVSQPWLVEAVGNAEWTGTPLAPLLREAGIAADAVDVVFTGADHGVERGVEQDYQRALPAADALREEVLLAYEMNGAPLLPQHGAPLRLIVPGWYGMAHVKWLRAIDVRTEAFDGYQNAVAYRLREDADDPGVPVTRIEPRALVRPPGFPDFMSRTRVLRAGPCTLDGRAWSGHAPVASVEVTTDGGVSWRPATLDEQVGGEFAWRRWRYEWTATPGRHVLGARATDASGRSQPVGQRWNRGGFANNLVQRVEVVVPSD, encoded by the coding sequence GCGGGGCGTCACGCGTGGCGGAGCCCGGCGAGGGGATCACCGCCGAGGAGTTGCAGCTCGCCGCCCGCAACCACGGCATCCCGCTGGAGGCGCTGCGCTACGACGTGACCCCGGCCGGCCTGCACTACCTGCTCATCCACTACGACATCCCGGACCTCGACCCGGCCACGCACGCGCTGACCGTGGCCGGCGCGGTGGACCGGCCGCTGACGCTCGACCTGGCCGCGCTGCGCGAGCGACCCCGGGTCACCCGACGGGTGACGCTGGAGTGCGCGGGCAACGGGCGCGCCCTGCTGCACCCGCGGCCGGTCAGTCAGCCGTGGCTGGTCGAGGCGGTCGGCAACGCCGAGTGGACGGGCACGCCGCTGGCGCCGCTGCTGCGCGAGGCCGGCATCGCCGCCGACGCCGTGGACGTGGTCTTCACCGGCGCCGACCACGGGGTGGAACGCGGTGTCGAGCAGGACTACCAGCGGGCGCTGCCGGCGGCCGACGCGCTGCGCGAGGAGGTGCTGCTGGCGTACGAGATGAACGGGGCCCCGCTGCTGCCGCAGCACGGCGCCCCGCTGCGGCTGATCGTGCCCGGCTGGTACGGCATGGCGCACGTCAAGTGGCTGCGCGCGATCGACGTACGCACCGAGGCGTTCGACGGCTACCAGAACGCGGTCGCGTACCGGCTGCGTGAGGACGCCGACGACCCCGGGGTGCCGGTGACCCGCATCGAGCCGCGGGCGCTGGTCCGTCCGCCCGGCTTCCCCGACTTCATGTCCCGCACCCGCGTGCTGCGTGCCGGTCCGTGCACCCTGGACGGTCGCGCCTGGTCGGGCCACGCACCCGTCGCCTCGGTGGAGGTCACCACCGACGGCGGGGTCAGCTGGCGACCGGCCACTCTGGACGAGCAGGTCGGCGGGGAGTTCGCCTGGCGCCGGTGGCGGTACGAGTGGACGGCCACGCCGGGCAGGCACGTCCTCGGGGCCCGTGCCACCGACGCCTCCGGCCGCAGTCAGCCGGTCGGGCAGCGGTGGAACCGGGGCGGCTTCGCCAACAACCTCGTCCAGCGCGTCGAGGTCGTGGTGCCGTCGGACTGA
- a CDS encoding DUF2469 domain-containing protein — protein sequence MSAEDLEKYETEMELQLYREYRDIVRQFSYVVETERRFYLANQVDLHVRNSDGEVYFEVEMHDAWVWDMYRPARFVKNVRVMTFKDVNVEELEKPDISLPADSGFGG from the coding sequence ATGAGCGCGGAAGACCTCGAGAAGTACGAGACCGAGATGGAGCTCCAGCTCTACCGGGAGTACCGCGACATTGTCCGCCAGTTCTCCTACGTGGTGGAGACCGAGCGCCGGTTCTACCTGGCCAACCAGGTCGACCTGCACGTGCGCAACTCCGACGGCGAGGTCTACTTCGAGGTCGAGATGCACGACGCCTGGGTGTGGGACATGTACCGTCCCGCCCGGTTCGTGAAGAACGTCCGGGTGATGACCTTCAAGGACGTCAACGTCGAGGAGCTGGAGAAGCCCGACATCTCGCTGCCCGCCGACTCCGGTTTCGGCGGCTGA
- a CDS encoding ribonuclease HII, with the protein MLTPPRTVVRREGGLYALERALQRRGFRHVAGADEAGRGACAGPLVAAAAILPEGRRGEIDGLADSKLLTPASRERIHDEVVSRALAYAVVVVPAEEVDERGLHVCNLAAMRRALASLTTRPDYVLTDGFGVDGLDVPGLAVWKGDRVAACVAAASVLAKVTRDRMMVELDGAFPGYGFAEHKGYITAEHTAALRERGPCREHRFSYVNVAAVSGRDGAPPRARRPADARRDEPMERSCPPGGTVGVALGEQPRPPASVGEDVVMEGGVR; encoded by the coding sequence GTGCTGACGCCCCCGCGCACCGTGGTGCGCCGCGAGGGCGGGCTCTACGCGCTGGAGCGCGCGCTGCAGCGGCGCGGTTTCCGGCACGTCGCCGGGGCCGACGAGGCGGGTCGCGGCGCCTGCGCCGGGCCGCTGGTCGCCGCCGCCGCGATCCTGCCCGAAGGGCGGCGCGGCGAGATCGACGGGCTGGCCGACTCCAAGCTGCTCACCCCCGCGAGCCGGGAGCGCATCCACGACGAGGTCGTGTCCCGCGCGCTCGCGTACGCCGTGGTGGTCGTTCCCGCCGAGGAGGTCGACGAGCGGGGCCTGCACGTGTGCAACCTGGCCGCGATGCGCCGCGCGCTGGCGTCGCTGACGACCCGGCCCGACTACGTGCTGACCGACGGCTTCGGGGTGGACGGCCTCGACGTGCCGGGGCTGGCCGTGTGGAAGGGCGACCGGGTGGCGGCCTGCGTGGCGGCGGCGAGCGTGCTGGCCAAGGTGACCCGGGACCGGATGATGGTCGAGTTGGACGGGGCGTTCCCGGGCTACGGGTTCGCCGAGCACAAGGGTTACATCACCGCGGAGCACACCGCGGCGCTGCGGGAGCGGGGGCCGTGCCGGGAGCACCGGTTCTCGTACGTCAACGTGGCGGCGGTGTCCGGTCGCGACGGCGCCCCGCCCCGCGCGCGTCGGCCGGCGGATGCGAGGCGGGACGAGCCGATGGAGCGCTCCTGCCCGCCAGGGGGTACCGTCGGCGTGGCGTTGGGCGAGCAGCCTCGGCCTCCGGCGTCGGTGGGGGAAGATGTGGTCATGGAAGGCGGAGTGCGATGA
- a CDS encoding NUDIX hydrolase yields the protein MTVYTPRRAARVLLVDATGRVLLFCGSDPARPEHGRWWFTPGGGLDEGETYPECAARELAEETGLRLPATAFGAPVHRDVTEFPFDGVWYRQEQEFFLVRVTGHEVDTAGFSDVERASVAAHRWWLPDELVASGERYYPPDLPAVLARALAAPAAPTVGVGGRQEGVDGHEDAPC from the coding sequence GTGACCGTCTACACCCCTCGGCGCGCGGCGCGCGTCCTGCTCGTCGACGCGACGGGTCGGGTGCTGCTCTTCTGCGGCTCCGACCCGGCCCGCCCCGAGCACGGGCGCTGGTGGTTCACCCCCGGCGGCGGCCTGGACGAGGGGGAGACCTACCCCGAGTGCGCGGCGCGGGAGCTGGCCGAGGAGACCGGGCTGCGGCTGCCGGCGACGGCGTTCGGGGCGCCCGTGCACCGCGACGTGACGGAGTTCCCCTTCGACGGCGTGTGGTACCGGCAGGAACAGGAGTTCTTCCTGGTGCGGGTGACGGGTCACGAGGTCGACACCGCGGGCTTCAGCGACGTCGAGCGGGCCAGCGTCGCCGCGCACCGGTGGTGGCTCCCGGACGAGTTGGTCGCCAGCGGGGAGCGGTACTACCCGCCGGACCTGCCGGCGGTGCTGGCCCGGGCGCTGGCCGCTCCGGCGGCGCCGACGGTCGGGGTGGGCGGGCGCCAGGAAGGCGTCGACGGCCACGAGGACGCGCCGTGCTGA
- the lepB gene encoding signal peptidase I produces MIDEQTDKPRSSFWKELPILLGVAILVAVLVRAFVLQTFFIPSPSMENTLQIDDRVLVNKLVYDFRSPRRGEVIVFKAPMEWSANPDGEDFIKRVIGVGGDHVVCCDAQDRLVINGKPLDEPYIYPGDKTAEEFDITVPKGRLWVMGDHREASGDSLEHWQQSGQDITVATIPEGEVVGRAFTVFWPVGRATWLSVPESYEAIPEP; encoded by the coding sequence GTGATTGACGAGCAGACCGACAAGCCGCGCAGTTCCTTCTGGAAGGAGCTGCCCATCCTCCTGGGTGTGGCGATCCTGGTCGCGGTGCTGGTGCGTGCCTTCGTGCTGCAGACCTTCTTCATCCCCTCCCCGTCGATGGAGAACACCCTCCAGATCGACGATCGGGTGCTGGTCAACAAGCTGGTCTACGACTTCCGGTCCCCGCGCCGGGGTGAGGTGATCGTCTTCAAGGCCCCCATGGAGTGGAGCGCCAACCCCGACGGCGAGGACTTCATCAAGCGCGTCATCGGCGTCGGCGGCGACCACGTGGTCTGCTGCGACGCGCAGGACCGGCTGGTGATCAACGGCAAGCCGCTGGACGAGCCCTACATCTACCCTGGCGACAAGACCGCCGAGGAGTTCGACATCACCGTCCCGAAGGGCCGGCTCTGGGTGATGGGCGACCACCGCGAGGCGTCGGGCGACTCGCTGGAGCACTGGCAGCAGTCCGGTCAGGACATCACCGTCGCCACGATTCCCGAGGGCGAGGTCGTGGGGCGGGCCTTCACCGTCTTCTGGCCCGTCGGCCGGGCCACCTGGCTGAGCGTGCCCGAGTCGTACGAGGCCATCCCCGAACCATAG
- the rplS gene encoding 50S ribosomal protein L19, giving the protein MNILDALDAQSKRTDLPDFRAGDTVKVHARVVEGNRSRVQIFQGVVIRRQGDGLRETFSVRKISFGVGVERTYPINSPAIDRIEVVTRGDVRRAKLYYLRELRGKKAKIKEKREKQPS; this is encoded by the coding sequence ATGAACATCCTGGACGCCCTTGACGCCCAGTCGAAGCGCACCGACCTCCCCGACTTCCGTGCCGGTGACACCGTGAAGGTGCACGCCCGGGTCGTCGAGGGCAACCGGTCCCGTGTCCAGATCTTCCAGGGCGTCGTCATCCGCCGCCAGGGTGACGGTCTGCGCGAGACCTTCTCGGTTCGCAAGATCAGCTTCGGTGTCGGTGTCGAGCGCACCTACCCGATCAACAGCCCGGCGATCGACCGGATCGAGGTCGTGACCCGCGGTGACGTGCGCCGGGCCAAGCTCTACTACCTGCGCGAGCTGCGCGGCAAGAAGGCCAAGATCAAGGAGAAGCGCGAGAAGCAGCCCAGCTGA
- the trmD gene encoding tRNA (guanosine(37)-N1)-methyltransferase TrmD: MRVDIVSIFPEYFAPLDLSLIGRARANGTLRLAVHDLRIWTHDVHRTVDDTPYGGGPGMVMRPEPWGEALDALAPAEVTAPRLVVPAPTGAPFTQAMAHELAAEPHLLFACGRYEGIDQRVLDHAATRMPVTEVSLGDYVLFGGEVAVLVILEAVTRLLPGVLGNAGSLAEESHAHGLLEAPMYTKPAAWRGLEVPEVLRSGDHGRIARWRRDEALTRTADRRPDMLAALDPGRLDKRDVAALDRAGFQVPSGDVAK, translated from the coding sequence ATGCGCGTCGACATCGTGTCGATCTTCCCGGAGTACTTCGCCCCGCTCGACCTGTCGCTGATCGGGAGGGCACGGGCGAACGGCACGCTGCGGCTGGCCGTACACGATCTGCGGATCTGGACCCACGACGTGCACCGCACGGTCGACGACACGCCCTACGGCGGCGGGCCCGGCATGGTGATGCGGCCGGAGCCGTGGGGCGAGGCGCTCGACGCCCTCGCCCCGGCGGAGGTGACCGCGCCCCGGCTGGTGGTGCCGGCGCCGACCGGCGCCCCCTTCACCCAGGCGATGGCGCACGAGCTGGCCGCCGAGCCGCACCTGCTCTTCGCCTGCGGCCGGTACGAGGGCATCGACCAGCGGGTGCTCGACCACGCCGCCACCCGGATGCCGGTGACCGAGGTCTCCCTCGGCGACTACGTCCTCTTCGGCGGGGAGGTGGCCGTGCTGGTGATCCTGGAGGCGGTCACCCGGCTGCTGCCCGGCGTGCTCGGCAACGCGGGCTCGCTGGCCGAGGAGTCGCACGCGCACGGGCTGCTGGAGGCCCCCATGTACACGAAGCCGGCGGCCTGGCGCGGGCTGGAGGTGCCGGAGGTGCTCCGCTCCGGTGACCACGGCAGGATCGCCCGCTGGCGGCGCGACGAGGCGCTGACCCGCACCGCGGACCGCCGGCCCGACATGCTCGCGGCGCTGGACCCGGGCCGGCTCGACAAGCGGGACGTCGCCGCGCTGGACCGGGCCGGATTTCAGGTGCCGTCGGGGGATGTGGCAAAGTAG
- the rimM gene encoding ribosome maturation factor RimM (Essential for efficient processing of 16S rRNA) has protein sequence MLIVGRIGKPHGIRGEVTVEVRTDEPEARFAPGKVLRTEPGAAPPPAASERGEAFRVPAELVVESARWHQGRMLVAFEGILDRDVAEALRGTLIGVDSGEVGAPEDPEEFHDHQLVGLAVVNPDGDRLGEVARIEHAPSSDLLVLRRPEGGTALIPFVKAIVPEVDLAGGRVVVDPPAGLLDL, from the coding sequence CTGCTCATCGTCGGCAGGATCGGCAAGCCGCACGGCATCCGCGGTGAGGTCACCGTGGAGGTGCGGACCGACGAGCCCGAAGCGCGGTTCGCCCCGGGGAAGGTGCTGCGCACCGAGCCCGGGGCGGCCCCGCCGCCGGCCGCGTCCGAGCGCGGGGAGGCCTTCCGGGTGCCCGCCGAACTTGTCGTGGAGTCCGCCCGCTGGCACCAGGGGCGGATGCTGGTCGCGTTCGAGGGCATTCTCGACCGGGACGTCGCCGAGGCGCTGCGCGGCACGCTGATCGGGGTCGACAGCGGCGAGGTCGGCGCGCCGGAGGACCCGGAGGAGTTCCACGACCACCAGCTCGTCGGGCTGGCCGTGGTCAACCCCGACGGCGACCGGCTGGGCGAGGTGGCCCGGATCGAGCACGCCCCCTCGTCCGACCTGCTGGTGCTGCGCCGACCCGAGGGCGGCACGGCGCTCATCCCGTTCGTCAAGGCGATCGTCCCCGAGGTTGACCTCGCCGGCGGTCGCGTCGTCGTCGACCCGCCGGCCGGTCTGCTCGATCTGTAG
- a CDS encoding RNA-binding protein gives MPTPVSRPDMPLRPALEHLVKGIVDHPDDVRVRMVDSRRGKRLEVRVHPEDLGTVIGRSGRTAKALRQVIGSIGGRGVRVDIVDSY, from the coding sequence CTGCCGACGCCGGTGAGCAGGCCTGACATGCCTCTGCGTCCGGCCTTGGAGCACCTGGTCAAGGGCATCGTCGACCACCCCGATGACGTACGCGTCCGGATGGTCGACTCCCGTCGGGGCAAGCGGCTGGAAGTCCGCGTGCACCCGGAGGACCTCGGCACGGTGATCGGGCGGTCCGGGCGGACCGCCAAGGCGCTGCGCCAGGTGATCGGCTCCATCGGCGGGCGCGGTGTGCGCGTCGACATCGTCGACTCGTACTGA
- the rpsP gene encoding 30S ribosomal protein S16 encodes MAVKIRLLRMGKIRNPQYRIVIADSRTKRDGRAIEFVGVYQPKEDPSVIEVKSERVQYWLSVGAQPSEAVQRLLELTGDWQKFKGLPAPPPLKVAPERVDRTAAYEAEAKAAAGLAETPAKPAKKAAKAEALAEAPKTEAAAEAPAAAADAGEQA; translated from the coding sequence GTGGCCGTAAAGATCCGGCTCCTGCGGATGGGCAAGATCCGCAACCCGCAGTACCGCATCGTCATCGCCGACTCGCGCACCAAGCGCGACGGCCGGGCGATCGAGTTCGTCGGGGTCTACCAGCCGAAGGAAGACCCTTCGGTGATCGAGGTCAAGTCGGAGCGGGTCCAGTACTGGCTGTCCGTCGGCGCCCAGCCGAGCGAGGCGGTGCAGCGGCTGCTGGAGCTGACCGGTGACTGGCAGAAGTTCAAGGGCCTGCCGGCCCCGCCGCCGCTGAAGGTCGCCCCGGAGCGGGTCGACCGCACCGCGGCGTACGAGGCCGAGGCGAAGGCCGCCGCCGGGCTGGCCGAGACGCCGGCCAAGCCGGCCAAGAAGGCCGCCAAGGCGGAGGCTCTGGCCGAGGCGCCGAAGACCGAGGCTGCGGCCGAGGCCCCGGCTGCCGCTGCCGACGCCGGTGAGCAGGCCTGA
- a CDS encoding DUF402 domain-containing protein, which translates to MRFEPGRLIVHRNVRRGRIGWARTARVVSDDDRGLLLWVPRDAPVASEVTEAGLGMRAVPFTEWISSSYGLATGRWDGPSVLKFLPAGAAHSVWWFRDAHDRFATWYVNLEEPGVRWDDGTLAGVDMVDQDLDVLVRPDRSWEWKDEEEFAERLAFPDHYWVPDPDAVRAEGKRVIALAEAGEFPFDGTWCDFTPPSDWLVPDELPPGWDRPPVR; encoded by the coding sequence GTGAGATTCGAACCTGGGCGGCTGATCGTGCACCGCAACGTGCGGCGGGGGCGGATCGGCTGGGCCCGCACCGCGCGCGTGGTCAGCGACGACGACCGGGGCCTGCTGCTCTGGGTGCCCCGCGACGCGCCGGTCGCGAGCGAGGTCACCGAGGCCGGGCTGGGCATGCGGGCGGTGCCGTTCACCGAGTGGATCTCCTCGTCGTACGGGCTGGCCACCGGCCGGTGGGACGGCCCGTCCGTGCTGAAGTTCCTGCCCGCCGGGGCCGCCCACTCGGTGTGGTGGTTCCGCGACGCGCACGACCGCTTCGCCACCTGGTACGTCAACCTGGAGGAGCCCGGGGTGCGCTGGGACGACGGCACGCTCGCCGGCGTCGACATGGTGGACCAGGACCTCGACGTGCTGGTGCGCCCCGACCGCAGCTGGGAGTGGAAGGACGAGGAGGAGTTCGCCGAGCGGCTGGCCTTCCCCGACCACTACTGGGTGCCCGACCCGGACGCGGTGCGGGCCGAGGGGAAGCGGGTGATCGCGCTGGCCGAGGCGGGGGAGTTCCCGTTCGACGGCACCTGGTGCGACTTCACCCCGCCGTCCGACTGGCTGGTCCCCGACGAGCTGCCGCCGGGCTGGGACCGCCCCCCGGTGCGCTGA
- the proS gene encoding proline--tRNA ligase: protein MARVLTPRAEDFPRWYQDLIAKAKLADNGPVRGTMVIRPAGYAIWERMQAEMDARIKAAGAENAYFPLFIPESYLKREAEHVEGFSPELAVVTHGGGKQLAEPVVVRPTSETVIGEFMAKWIDSYRDLPLLLNQWANVVRWELRPRIFLRTSEFLWQEGHTAHATRSDARAYARRILHEAYEDLMVSVLGIPVVVGLKTARERFAGATATYTCEGMMGDGKALQLGTSHELGQNFAKAFDISYSSAEGGREHAWTTSWGTSTRMLGGLIMCHGDDNGLRVPPKLAPVQAYVMVVKDGEGVGEAAAKLRDALRDAGVRVALDDRTDTPFGRRAVDAELRGYPVRVEVGPRDLAAGNAVVVRRTDGSKSPTPVADVVTAVLAALDADQRALHDQALAHRQSRTVEVSTLAEAIEAAATGWARVPWSAVGVQGEAEANGQGVTVRCLLRADGSVPDSEDEPDLVAILARAY, encoded by the coding sequence ATGGCACGCGTGCTCACTCCCCGTGCGGAGGACTTTCCCCGCTGGTACCAGGACCTGATCGCCAAGGCGAAGCTGGCCGACAACGGCCCGGTCCGGGGGACCATGGTCATCCGACCGGCCGGCTACGCCATCTGGGAGCGGATGCAGGCCGAGATGGACGCCCGGATCAAGGCGGCGGGCGCGGAGAACGCGTACTTCCCGCTCTTCATCCCCGAGAGCTACCTCAAGCGTGAGGCGGAGCACGTCGAGGGCTTCTCGCCGGAACTCGCGGTCGTCACCCACGGCGGCGGCAAGCAGCTCGCCGAGCCGGTGGTGGTGCGCCCCACCAGCGAGACCGTCATCGGCGAGTTCATGGCCAAGTGGATCGACTCCTACCGGGACCTGCCGCTGCTGCTCAACCAGTGGGCCAACGTGGTCCGCTGGGAGCTGCGCCCCCGGATCTTCCTGCGCACCAGCGAGTTCCTCTGGCAGGAGGGGCACACCGCGCACGCCACCCGGTCCGACGCCCGCGCCTACGCGCGCCGGATCCTGCACGAGGCGTACGAGGACCTGATGGTCAGCGTGCTCGGCATCCCGGTGGTCGTCGGCCTGAAGACGGCCCGGGAGCGCTTCGCCGGGGCCACCGCCACCTACACCTGCGAAGGCATGATGGGTGACGGCAAGGCCCTCCAGCTCGGCACGAGCCACGAGTTGGGGCAGAACTTCGCCAAGGCGTTCGACATCAGCTACTCCTCCGCCGAGGGCGGCCGGGAGCACGCCTGGACGACCTCCTGGGGCACCTCCACCCGCATGCTCGGCGGCCTGATCATGTGCCACGGCGACGACAACGGCCTGCGGGTGCCGCCGAAGCTGGCGCCCGTGCAGGCGTACGTCATGGTGGTCAAGGACGGCGAGGGCGTCGGAGAAGCGGCGGCCAAGCTGCGCGACGCCCTGCGCGACGCCGGGGTCCGGGTCGCGCTCGACGACCGCACCGACACCCCGTTCGGCCGCCGGGCCGTCGACGCCGAGCTGCGCGGCTATCCCGTACGCGTCGAGGTCGGCCCCCGCGACCTGGCCGCCGGCAACGCGGTCGTGGTCCGGCGCACCGACGGCTCGAAGTCCCCGACGCCGGTGGCCGACGTGGTCACCGCCGTGCTGGCCGCCCTCGACGCCGACCAGCGGGCCCTGCACGACCAGGCGCTGGCCCACCGGCAGTCCCGCACCGTCGAGGTCTCGACGCTGGCCGAGGCCATCGAGGCGGCGGCCACCGGCTGGGCCCGGGTGCCGTGGTCGGCGGTCGGCGTGCAGGGCGAGGCGGAGGCGAACGGCCAGGGCGTCACCGTGCGCTGCCTGCTGCGCGCCGACGGCTCGGTGCCCGACTCCGAGGACGAGCCCGACCTGGTCGCCATCCTGGCCCGCGCCTACTGA
- a CDS encoding TetR family transcriptional regulator, with protein sequence MGDVREGIRSREAIVEAARALTIATGWDGVRMGAVARAAGVSRQTVYNEFGTKAGLAEALARWEVDRFVGAVRALLNAHGDDVRAAAHATISHTLVEAANDPLIKAVLTSTRGGSDELLPYLTTRSELVLTEATEVLLEWADRVLPGADRDAVAFATDSVVRLVISHIVLPGAPVAQTAAALADLAVFLLAHAVTRGDGTG encoded by the coding sequence ATGGGTGACGTGAGGGAGGGCATCCGTTCGCGGGAGGCGATCGTCGAGGCCGCCCGGGCGTTGACCATCGCGACTGGCTGGGACGGCGTCCGGATGGGTGCCGTCGCGCGCGCGGCGGGAGTGAGCCGGCAGACGGTCTACAACGAGTTCGGCACCAAGGCGGGGCTGGCCGAGGCGCTCGCCCGGTGGGAGGTCGACCGGTTCGTGGGCGCGGTTCGCGCCCTGCTGAACGCCCATGGCGACGACGTCCGGGCCGCCGCGCACGCCACCATCTCGCACACCCTCGTGGAGGCGGCCAACGACCCGCTGATCAAGGCCGTCCTGACCAGCACCCGGGGCGGCTCGGACGAGCTGCTGCCCTACCTCACCACCCGGTCGGAGCTGGTCCTGACCGAGGCCACCGAGGTGCTGCTGGAGTGGGCCGACCGCGTGTTGCCGGGCGCCGACCGGGACGCGGTCGCCTTCGCCACGGACTCGGTCGTCCGGTTGGTGATCAGCCACATCGTCCTCCCGGGCGCCCCCGTCGCGCAGACCGCCGCCGCCCTCGCAGACCTGGCGGTGTTCCTGCTCGCGCACGCGGTCACCCGGGGCGACGGGACCGGCTGA
- a CDS encoding amidohydrolase family protein, producing MAWHVRGVVLPDDEVRDLWLVGDRVTFTPVPGAETIADGGFVLPGLIDAHCHIGIARGGAPVTSLDQARELARVDRDAGVLAIRDAGSPYPYPELDDEPDLPRLARAGRHVAPPKRYLRDIGVEVGAAEVAATVAAQARAGNGWVKLVGDWIDRGVGDLAPAWDADTMTAAVQAAHAAGVRAAVHTFSESAVEIMVRAGVDSVEHGTGLSLDLIDEMARRGTALVPTMINIRTFGGIAEQAREKFPGYAEHMLALRDRFPEVVRSAHEAGVPIFVGTDAGGGIDHGLAAEEMLLLHEQAGMSTTEVLAAASWRAREWLGFPGLVEGGLADLVVYAEDPRADLRAVRDPARIVLRGRVVR from the coding sequence ATGGCCTGGCACGTACGCGGCGTGGTGCTGCCCGACGACGAGGTCCGTGACCTGTGGCTGGTCGGCGACCGGGTCACCTTCACCCCGGTGCCCGGCGCGGAGACTATCGCCGACGGCGGGTTCGTGCTGCCCGGTCTGATCGACGCGCACTGCCACATCGGCATCGCCCGCGGCGGCGCCCCGGTCACCTCGCTCGACCAGGCCCGCGAGCTGGCCCGCGTCGATCGGGACGCCGGGGTCCTCGCCATCCGCGACGCCGGGTCGCCGTACCCGTACCCCGAACTCGACGACGAGCCCGACCTGCCGCGGCTGGCCCGCGCCGGCCGGCACGTCGCGCCGCCGAAGCGCTACCTGCGCGACATCGGCGTCGAGGTGGGGGCGGCGGAGGTGGCGGCGACGGTGGCAGCGCAGGCGCGCGCCGGCAACGGCTGGGTGAAGCTGGTCGGCGACTGGATCGACCGGGGGGTCGGCGACCTGGCCCCCGCGTGGGACGCCGACACCATGACGGCCGCCGTCCAAGCCGCGCACGCCGCCGGCGTACGCGCCGCCGTGCACACCTTCTCCGAGTCGGCCGTGGAGATCATGGTGCGCGCCGGGGTGGACTCGGTGGAGCACGGCACCGGCCTGAGCCTGGACCTGATCGACGAGATGGCCCGCCGGGGCACCGCCCTCGTCCCCACGATGATCAACATCCGGACCTTCGGCGGGATCGCCGAGCAGGCCCGGGAGAAGTTCCCCGGCTACGCCGAGCACATGCTCGCCCTGCGCGACCGCTTCCCCGAGGTGGTCCGTTCGGCGCACGAGGCCGGCGTGCCGATCTTCGTGGGCACCGACGCCGGCGGCGGCATCGACCACGGCCTCGCCGCAGAGGAGATGCTGCTGCTGCACGAGCAGGCCGGCATGTCCACCACGGAGGTGCTCGCCGCCGCGTCCTGGCGGGCCCGCGAGTGGCTCGGCTTCCCCGGGCTGGTCGAGGGCGGCCTGGCGGACCTCGTGGTCTACGCCGAGGATCCGCGCGCCGACCTGCGCGCCGTACGCGACCCCGCCCGCATCGTGCTGCGCGGCCGCGTCGTGCGCTGA